A segment of the Nevskiales bacterium genome:
CCCGCCGGGCGCGCCATTATCCAGGCAAAAAATGCCCCGGCGCTGCATAGCAGGCCGGGGCGAACCGCTGCCCTGTCCCCGGGGGGACAGGCAGCCGGGGAGGCCCGTCTGGAATCGGGATCAGTTAGCCTTGGTGCCGCCGCACTTGCCCTCGCCGCATTTGCCTTCCTCGGCCTTCTTCTCGGCGCCGCACTTGCCCTCGCCGGCCTTCTTCTCGGCGCCGCATTTACCCTCGCCGCACTTGCCCTCCTCGGCCTTCTTCTCGGCGCCGCATTTACCCTCGCCGCATTTGCCTTCGGCCAGCAGCGTGTAGCCGGCAGGCAAGTCCGCGGCCTGGAATACGGCGCCCTGGCTGGCGGCTTGGGCGGCCAGCCCGTTCAGGGCGAAAGCGGCGCCCAGGGCCATCGCGATTGGTTTCTTGGTGAATACGCTCATCGTCGTCTCCTGTGGTGGTCAGGCCCGTGGTATACGGGCGATTGGGGGAAAAAGATTCAGCCGGCGGGTAAATGGCGGCAGAGATGCAAAAGCACCCGAACTGTTGGATAGTGTGCATTCTTTGAGCAGCATGAACGGAACGGTATGCAGGCGGAGCGGCAGATTCCGCTGATCCTCAAGCTGGATGTCGGCGGCCAGCCGGTGGAGTGGATCCACTGGCGCGAGGCGGCGTCGCAGTATTTCCGCGAGACGGTGCGCTGGGGGCTGGGCGCGCGCAAGATCCCGCTGTACGGCGGCTGGCGGCGCGACACCGGCGAGCGCAGCGTGCTGCACATCGACCCGATCATCGCGGTGGACGACCACAGCCACCGGCGCGGACGCAGCCTGGTGCCGCGCCTGTGCCGGCGCACGCTGTATCAGCGCGACCGCGGCCTGT
Coding sequences within it:
- a CDS encoding HNH endonuclease — encoded protein: MQAERQIPLILKLDVGGQPVEWIHWREAASQYFRETVRWGLGARKIPLYGGWRRDTGERSVLHIDPIIAVDDHSHRRGRSLVPRLCRRTLYQRDRGLCMYCAHPVGYSQMEVEHVIPLSRGGRTAWENVVVACHRCNHRKDARTPEEAGMKLLAVPYAPNVAEYLILSNRRILADQMEFLKPLVPLRRA